From Candidatus Thermoplasmatota archaeon, the proteins below share one genomic window:
- a CDS encoding PKD domain-containing protein, with translation MNKKIIISSISLAIMMFLPLTTEASLDVKTTDNFSFFSDIQQPDNQIKKPLTVDVSSFTTTLASTTQTRANQAPDFAYVKLPALLQFSYYDYMPGGYLTHPIRYQTLNGHGQYLTFQAQNTITGNRRQYFSYIPESYSPQTGLITGLDEKQGFGTIDIHPATGNAIASWHKTDYTTAITYDDFDTTDTPGHWKNPLNIPLTPSMQYIWPIIQVGPSPQGTGYVRIYQVSNNAQQLSSGLPCEDVRIMYLDVPNTNGVDLSSMLSLSNWQTVTVFSEWRAKSCRPFQAFAIDYAHPGRVAFIGVATYLEGDLGDMPVEEGAFVWESYDYGTTWDPQHLYSDGPTDYFYRVQNPGFQGAPTELDVTAAGYHSTAVYDIDGNLHWSYMQSYGYSDSQGSYYFPYFLPQAEMIWNGASFTFREVPALQGIDPLSGHTVPWSNGVLYPTITWSTYPTSSGADIFHENTQKQAINQERNWMVHVWVDGTKSKLASDGNMSYIEYLQRPIISCSVSGDNGKTWSEPIPLTDVFNQEYPFYSQITVYPYISDKIIDLGDNWGLLSMYYFSDWSFGSKVQGSGDNLGGEIMYCAVKIKFPEPSPLTVDARGPYTGETGTPIRFGGDVFGGIAPYTYSWNFGNGQTSNEKNPQYTYITPGTYTATLTVTDSSNPPQTQSDTATVTVTQAECPITITVTGGIGLSLNIKNTGDVTLSDVAWDINFTGGFIFPKQKSGTIATLPAQTEETIKIFVLGFGKTTITLHVGCATKEQPATVFLIFVKI, from the coding sequence ATGAACAAAAAAATAATTATCAGCAGTATAAGTCTTGCAATCATGATGTTTCTTCCACTAACAACGGAGGCATCATTAGACGTTAAAACAACAGATAATTTTTCTTTTTTTTCAGATATACAACAACCTGATAATCAAATAAAAAAACCACTTACTGTTGATGTATCATCATTTACCACAACACTTGCATCAACAACACAAACACGAGCTAATCAAGCACCTGACTTTGCCTATGTCAAACTGCCAGCATTATTACAGTTTTCATATTATGATTATATGCCTGGGGGATATTTGACGCATCCAATACGCTATCAAACCCTCAACGGCCATGGTCAGTATCTCACTTTCCAAGCGCAAAACACAATTACCGGTAATCGACGACAATACTTCTCATATATACCGGAAAGCTATTCACCTCAGACTGGTCTTATCACTGGTCTTGATGAAAAACAAGGATTCGGCACAATCGATATTCACCCAGCAACAGGAAATGCCATCGCAAGTTGGCATAAAACCGACTATACTACTGCAATTACCTATGATGATTTTGATACCACTGATACACCGGGTCATTGGAAAAACCCTCTGAACATTCCCTTAACACCATCCATGCAGTACATCTGGCCAATCATACAAGTAGGGCCATCACCTCAAGGGACAGGCTATGTTCGTATCTATCAAGTTTCAAATAACGCTCAGCAACTCTCATCAGGTCTTCCCTGTGAAGATGTTCGCATCATGTATCTTGATGTACCAAACACCAATGGTGTTGATCTTTCAAGCATGCTTTCACTTTCAAACTGGCAAACTGTTACCGTGTTTTCAGAGTGGCGAGCAAAATCATGTCGACCATTCCAAGCTTTTGCTATTGACTATGCACATCCAGGACGCGTAGCATTCATTGGTGTTGCCACCTATCTTGAAGGAGATCTTGGTGACATGCCGGTAGAAGAAGGAGCATTTGTCTGGGAATCATATGATTATGGTACAACCTGGGATCCACAACATCTGTACTCAGATGGACCAACTGATTATTTCTACCGTGTTCAAAACCCAGGTTTCCAAGGTGCACCCACAGAGCTTGATGTAACTGCAGCTGGATACCACAGCACCGCAGTCTATGATATCGACGGTAACCTTCATTGGAGCTATATGCAATCGTATGGTTACTCAGATTCACAAGGTAGTTACTATTTTCCCTATTTTCTCCCACAGGCAGAAATGATCTGGAATGGTGCAAGTTTTACCTTTAGAGAAGTACCAGCACTCCAAGGAATTGATCCTTTATCAGGACATACTGTCCCCTGGTCAAACGGCGTTCTTTACCCAACTATTACCTGGAGCACTTATCCAACCTCCTCGGGGGCGGATATCTTTCATGAAAACACCCAGAAACAAGCGATAAACCAAGAAAGAAATTGGATGGTACACGTCTGGGTTGATGGAACCAAAAGCAAACTAGCCTCCGATGGTAATATGTCATATATAGAGTATCTCCAACGTCCAATTATTTCATGTTCAGTTTCAGGTGATAATGGAAAAACATGGTCTGAACCAATACCACTCACCGATGTTTTCAACCAAGAATATCCCTTCTATTCACAAATCACGGTCTATCCCTATATCAGTGATAAAATAATAGACCTTGGTGATAACTGGGGGTTACTGTCCATGTATTATTTCTCTGATTGGTCATTTGGATCAAAAGTCCAAGGATCTGGAGATAATCTCGGCGGAGAAATCATGTACTGTGCTGTCAAAATTAAGTTCCCAGAACCAAGTCCATTAACTGTTGATGCTCGGGGTCCATACACTGGTGAAACTGGTACACCGATACGTTTTGGTGGCGATGTTTTCGGTGGTATAGCACCCTATACGTATTCATGGAATTTTGGGAACGGCCAGACATCAAATGAGAAAAACCCACAGTATACTTATATCACTCCGGGAACCTATACTGCGACCTTAACGGTTACGGATTCCTCAAACCCGCCACAAACACAAAGCGACACAGCAACAGTAACAGTAACACAAGCTGAATGTCCAATCACCATCACAGTAACTGGTGGCATTGGACTTAGTTTGAATATCAAGAACACTGGTGATGTAACACTTTCAGATGTTGCATGGGATATCAATTTCACCGGTGGGTTCATCTTTCCAAAACAAAAATCTGGGACAATCGCAACACTTCCAGCACAAACAGAAGAGACAATAAAGATATTTGTTCTCGGATTCGGAAAGACAACGATTACACTTCATGTAGGATGCGCAACAAAAGAACAACCAGCGACTGTTTTCCTTATATTTGTTAAAATATAA
- a CDS encoding PQQ-binding-like beta-propeller repeat protein → MRNKIIILLVSICCISSTVLGAGLLQQESNDKRQTSLSDWWPMFGHDAANTRLSQTSDFTAENARVIWNYPIGIMVGSSPVVTDDKVYIGVQGTGQTLICIDALTGNLLWQNTTYQTVYMTPTIADNKVYVGSYDKKIYCFDATTGQRLWVSSMMGDVPYGHSPKIYNNNLLVGSKDKKLWCFNINTGATLWTSPPLDGWVGTTGLYNGYVYFGTYSSSGAAGGTVYCFDADPSDGIDEGIDDPTSATYDLVWSYQTENIKITSSPAISNDRVYIASQDSKIYCFDATPDDNNDGIIDALDIDEGINDPDPIPSTKYDMIWSYTTGGAIVSSPALFTNQVFIPANDKKLYCLNAETGILIWEKTLPVTAPLVQGCPSIFQTGKIILPLGAEKKLICLDANNYGQELWNYSFNYTSMSQSPAIGTDGTIYLGFHTLLLAFGPNKKPQTPQQPSGPTTGIVGASYQFSTVATDPDGDMIRYAWDWGDGTPLQWTAYYASGTPVELSHTYETVGTYQIKVKAQDINTGESDFSDPLEIIISNTPPTQPVVTGPQEGLPQTTYTFIVSATDEDTHQIRFICDWGDGSPFILTEYVDPGTLVKITHAWQQKGTYNIRVKANDSYGAESPWSDIKPITIKAPAELSITNIHGGGFFGQGFLTMFGLKKIFADLSNTGETAAYNITWKIILSGSATILKGQTQTGTLPLLGPGEESTLLNDPIVGFGSINITITAQAENTDETRIKTTGYLLGPLIYVKELP, encoded by the coding sequence ATGAGAAATAAAATAATCATCTTATTGGTAAGCATTTGTTGTATATCTTCAACAGTGCTTGGTGCCGGCCTATTACAACAAGAATCAAATGATAAAAGACAAACATCTCTTTCTGATTGGTGGCCAATGTTTGGGCATGATGCAGCAAACACGCGGCTTTCTCAAACATCTGATTTTACTGCAGAAAATGCACGAGTCATCTGGAATTATCCGATTGGCATCATGGTTGGATCTTCACCTGTAGTCACTGATGATAAAGTATATATTGGAGTACAGGGGACTGGCCAGACCCTGATCTGTATTGATGCATTGACAGGAAATCTCTTATGGCAGAATACAACATATCAAACAGTATATATGACGCCAACCATTGCTGATAACAAGGTTTACGTCGGATCATATGATAAAAAAATATATTGTTTTGATGCAACTACCGGACAGCGGCTATGGGTATCAAGCATGATGGGCGATGTTCCTTATGGTCATTCACCCAAAATCTACAATAACAACCTCCTAGTGGGTTCAAAAGATAAGAAACTGTGGTGTTTCAACATAAACACAGGTGCAACTCTCTGGACATCCCCTCCATTAGATGGATGGGTTGGAACCACTGGTCTTTACAACGGCTATGTATATTTTGGTACATATAGCAGTAGCGGTGCTGCTGGAGGAACAGTATACTGTTTCGATGCAGATCCTTCTGATGGAATTGATGAAGGAATCGATGATCCTACGAGTGCTACCTATGATTTAGTATGGAGTTATCAGACAGAGAATATCAAAATTACCTCTTCACCAGCGATAAGTAATGATCGAGTGTACATTGCATCGCAAGATTCAAAAATCTATTGTTTTGATGCAACACCAGATGATAACAATGACGGCATCATTGATGCTTTAGATATTGATGAAGGTATCAATGATCCTGATCCTATCCCATCAACAAAATATGATATGATCTGGTCATATACCACAGGTGGAGCGATTGTCTCATCCCCAGCGCTTTTTACAAATCAAGTTTTTATTCCAGCAAATGACAAAAAATTATACTGCTTAAATGCAGAAACCGGCATCCTTATTTGGGAGAAAACACTTCCAGTGACAGCACCCTTAGTACAAGGATGTCCATCAATTTTTCAAACAGGAAAAATCATATTACCACTTGGTGCTGAAAAAAAACTCATCTGCCTTGATGCAAATAATTACGGACAAGAACTCTGGAATTATTCTTTCAATTACACCTCGATGAGCCAATCACCAGCAATTGGAACAGATGGCACCATCTACCTAGGTTTTCATACTTTGCTGCTTGCCTTTGGACCGAATAAAAAACCACAAACCCCACAGCAACCAAGCGGTCCAACTACCGGAATAGTTGGCGCCTCATATCAATTTTCAACGGTAGCAACAGACCCTGATGGAGATATGATACGATATGCATGGGATTGGGGCGATGGAACTCCTCTGCAATGGACAGCATATTATGCTTCTGGGACTCCTGTTGAACTTTCTCATACCTATGAAACCGTCGGAACCTATCAAATAAAGGTGAAAGCACAAGACATTAATACTGGTGAAAGTGACTTTTCTGATCCTCTCGAAATCATCATTAGTAATACACCTCCAACTCAACCTGTTGTTACAGGTCCTCAGGAAGGACTGCCACAGACGACGTATACATTTATCGTGAGTGCGACTGATGAAGATACTCATCAAATTCGATTTATCTGCGACTGGGGTGATGGGAGTCCTTTTATTTTGACTGAGTATGTTGATCCAGGAACACTCGTAAAAATAACGCATGCATGGCAGCAGAAAGGAACCTACAACATCCGGGTAAAAGCAAACGATTCCTACGGTGCAGAAAGCCCCTGGTCAGACATAAAACCAATCACGATTAAAGCCCCTGCAGAACTCAGCATTACTAATATTCATGGAGGCGGTTTCTTTGGTCAAGGATTCCTGACCATGTTTGGATTGAAAAAAATATTTGCTGATCTGAGTAATACTGGTGAAACAGCAGCGTATAATATAACTTGGAAAATTATTTTGAGTGGTTCTGCAACAATCCTCAAAGGTCAAACACAAACAGGGACACTTCCACTTCTTGGACCTGGAGAAGAAAGTACCCTATTAAATGATCCTATCGTTGGTTTTGGATCGATCAATATTACGATTACTGCACAAGCAGAAAACACCGATGAAACACGAATAAAAACAACAGGATATCTCTTAGGACCACTGATCTATGTCAAGGAACTCCCATAA